Below is a genomic region from Candidatus Dadabacteria bacterium.
CCATGGTGGATATCGATGCCGTTAAGTCCGAGAGATCTTTTCACGTCCTTTAAAAAGGCAACTTTCTTTCCAACCGACTCAAGAAGCGTAACGTTAAGGGACGGGTCGTAGATAGAAAGCGGAATTCCAGGAAAACCGGCCCCCGTTCCTATGTCAATCACCCTTGAGCCGGGAGGCATGAATTCAGCCACTGTAAGGGAATCAATAAGGTGCTTGATTATGATTTCTCGGTCAGTGAGAACTGAACTCAGGTTTATGCGCCTGCCCCACTTGCGTAGCAGGTCAACATAAGAGAGGAAAAGATCGGTTCTGATGTTTTCAATACCTATTTGGTCCGCGCCTTCTATAAGAAGTCGTTCGTTAGTCATTTTGATTCGCGAGCGTCAACATCGCTTATTCCCTTGAAGGCGAAGGTAAGGAATCCTGTGTGTGCCACGGTTCTGTTATCTGGGCGAGTCTTCCCCTTTTTCACTTGATAGTTCCTCATTATAAGCTCTACCGTTTCGATTCTCACGAAACCCGTTTCCTCAAGCGATTCCGCGGTTCTTTCCACCTGGTTGTATGTTGGGGAAATACTCGCGATTCTCCCTCCGGAGGCAAGAGCCTCGTAAGCCGCCGGAATTCCATACCATGGAGAAGGGAGATCAAGTATCGCGACGTCGACATCTTTTTCCTTAAAACCTTCTCTGGCATCGCCACAGTTAAATTTCACGTATTCAGAAAGCCCCGCCCGCCGTACGTTATCTTTGGCATTATTCATGAACTGTTCTCTTTTCTCGTACGTATAGACTTTTCCGGAAGGGGCCACCGAATTCGCAAGCGCGATGGTAAGAGCTCCTGAGCCGGTCGCGGCTTCAACAACCCTCACTCCCGCTCTCACGTCCGTTTTGAAGAGAATCAATGCCGCGTCCTTGGGATAAACGATCTGCGTAGCCCTTCTCACCTTCATAATCTTCTGTTCCACGGTAGGGTTAAGAAGTACAAAATCGTTTCCAAGGCTTGAGACTATCGTTTCTCCCCATTCTTTTCCCAGCGCGGTGGAGAGGTCGAGTATCCCCATGTGAGAACTGAACGACTTGCCCTCTTCTACCACCACCATGAAGCTTTTATTATCAGGTGAAACGAGGAGAATGGTATCGCCGGATTTTATTTTCATGAAAGACGTTTCACCCTCCCTGCACTTATAAAATATTTATAGGTAAAGATAATGCACCCCGCAAACATGAACATTCCCGTT
It encodes:
- the rsmG gene encoding 16S rRNA (guanine(527)-N(7))-methyltransferase RsmG: MTNERLLIEGADQIGIENIRTDLFLSYVDLLRKWGRRINLSSVLTDREIIIKHLIDSLTVAEFMPPGSRVIDIGTGAGFPGIPLSIYDPSLNVTLLESVGKKVAFLKDVKRSLGLNGIDIHHGRAEEVDRGMRGGFDRVTFRALGSVGTVVALGTPYLDIEGKMVIMKGPRGKKEWEDYANRYPEYMELLLTKELELPFSGEKRVIIVAKSVSQQMETEA
- a CDS encoding tRNA (adenine-N1)-methyltransferase → MKIKSGDTILLVSPDNKSFMVVVEEGKSFSSHMGILDLSTALGKEWGETIVSSLGNDFVLLNPTVEQKIMKVRRATQIVYPKDAALILFKTDVRAGVRVVEAATGSGALTIALANSVAPSGKVYTYEKREQFMNNAKDNVRRAGLSEYVKFNCGDAREGFKEKDVDVAILDLPSPWYGIPAAYEALASGGRIASISPTYNQVERTAESLEETGFVRIETVELIMRNYQVKKGKTRPDNRTVAHTGFLTFAFKGISDVDARESK